Proteins from a genomic interval of Lysobacter stagni:
- the aceB gene encoding malate synthase A, which translates to MSAVMAQPQQAEIEFIGQTDGQAHVLTPGALRLLAGLHRRFEPVRQARLQARRERQAFFDAGGLPDFREDTRAIREGDWKVAALPKALLDRRVEITGPVDPKMVINALNSGAKVYMADFEDSTSPTWPNLIAGQRALIEAVRGTLEFTAPETGKHYSLRPFEEQAVLMVRPRGWHLDEKHLRIDGTPVSASLFDLALFAFHNSDVLAAKDRGPYFYLPKLQSMEEAQLWNDVLDFTERELGLTAGQLKVTVLIETLPAVFEMDEILHALRTRVAGLNCGRWDYVFSYLKTFRRHRDKVLPERAQVTMTQPFLKAYSELLIQTCHKRGAHAMGGMAAQIPISGDEAANETALAKVRADKLREVTAGHDGTWVAHPALIPLARQIFDERMPTPNQRHVLREDVWVTRDDLIKPSLGTITRAGFENNVEVCVRYLAAWLDGNGCVPIHWLMEDAATAEIARTQLWQWLHSEGLHLDDGTQVDFALLERAFLNLPTRLGDRTKLPGGSRINEAIGVLDRLTHADTLEDFLTLPAYARLD; encoded by the coding sequence ATGTCGGCAGTCATGGCGCAGCCCCAGCAGGCCGAGATCGAGTTCATCGGCCAGACCGACGGACAGGCCCACGTCCTGACCCCGGGCGCCCTGCGGCTGCTGGCCGGCCTGCACCGCCGATTCGAGCCCGTCCGCCAGGCCCGTCTCCAGGCGCGCCGCGAACGCCAGGCGTTCTTCGACGCCGGCGGCCTCCCCGACTTCCGTGAGGACACCCGCGCCATCCGCGAGGGGGACTGGAAGGTCGCGGCGCTGCCGAAGGCGCTGCTGGACCGCCGGGTCGAGATCACCGGCCCGGTCGATCCGAAGATGGTCATCAACGCGCTCAACTCCGGCGCGAAGGTCTACATGGCCGACTTCGAGGACAGCACATCGCCGACCTGGCCCAATCTGATCGCCGGGCAGCGCGCGCTGATCGAAGCTGTGCGCGGCACGCTGGAATTCACCGCGCCCGAGACGGGCAAGCACTACAGCCTGCGCCCGTTCGAGGAGCAGGCCGTGCTGATGGTGCGCCCGCGCGGCTGGCACCTGGACGAGAAGCACCTGCGCATCGACGGCACGCCGGTCTCGGCCAGCCTCTTCGACCTGGCGCTGTTCGCCTTCCACAATTCGGACGTGCTCGCCGCGAAGGACCGCGGACCTTACTTCTACCTGCCCAAGCTGCAGTCGATGGAAGAGGCGCAGCTGTGGAACGACGTGCTCGACTTCACCGAGCGCGAGCTGGGCCTGACTGCCGGGCAGCTCAAGGTCACGGTGCTGATCGAGACGCTGCCGGCCGTGTTCGAGATGGACGAGATCCTGCATGCGCTGCGCACGCGCGTCGCCGGCCTCAACTGCGGCCGCTGGGACTACGTGTTCTCCTACCTCAAGACCTTCCGCCGCCATCGCGACAAGGTGCTGCCGGAACGCGCACAGGTGACGATGACGCAGCCGTTCCTGAAGGCGTATTCGGAGCTGCTGATCCAGACCTGCCACAAGCGCGGTGCGCATGCGATGGGCGGCATGGCGGCGCAGATTCCGATCAGCGGCGACGAGGCCGCGAACGAAACCGCGCTGGCCAAGGTGCGCGCGGACAAGCTGCGCGAGGTCACCGCGGGCCACGACGGCACCTGGGTCGCGCACCCGGCGCTGATTCCGCTGGCCAGGCAGATCTTCGACGAGCGCATGCCCACGCCGAACCAGCGCCACGTGCTGCGCGAGGACGTGTGGGTCACGCGCGATGACCTCATCAAGCCGTCGCTGGGCACCATCACGCGCGCCGGCTTCGAGAACAACGTCGAGGTGTGCGTGCGGTACCTCGCCGCATGGCTCGATGGAAACGGCTGCGTGCCGATCCACTGGCTGATGGAAGACGCCGCGACGGCCGAGATCGCGCGAACCCAGCTGTGGCAGTGGCTGCACAGCGAAGGCCTGCATCTCGACGACGGCACGCAGGTCGACTTCGCGCTGCTCGAGCGGGCCTTCCTCAATCTGCCCACGCGCCTGGGCGACCGCACGAAGTTGCCCGGTGGCTCGCGCATCAACGAAGCCATCGGCGTACTCGATCGCCTCACGCACGCCGACACCCTCGAAGACTTCCTCACCCTGCCGGCATACGCACGGCTGGACTGA
- a CDS encoding LysR family transcriptional regulator encodes MSPSPPNSPRFAYKGDRLKPLRAFCQTARLGSVSRAAEALYLSQPAVTLQLQALEREMGVRLLERSGRRIALTREGQELYDLARPLVEGLDGLDSVFHERIRGLDAGELNVAAGSSTILYLLPPIVEAFRAAHPEVRLSLHNVTGASGLDLLRSDAVDLAVGSMLDVPADLSYEPVYRFEPMLITPRDHPLAQKDDLTLQDLSPYGLILPPQRLTTYRLIDLVFQQNRVPYTVALEVGGWEVIKQYVAMGLGISIVTAICLTEADRERLSARSLADYFPSRSYGVVVRKGKYLSPQARAFVELIKPALFERGDYYSTGQSER; translated from the coding sequence TTGAGCCCGAGCCCGCCCAACAGCCCCCGGTTCGCCTACAAGGGGGACCGTCTCAAGCCGCTGCGCGCCTTCTGCCAGACGGCGAGGCTGGGCTCGGTCTCACGCGCGGCCGAGGCGCTGTACCTGAGCCAGCCGGCCGTGACCCTGCAGTTGCAGGCGCTGGAACGCGAGATGGGCGTGCGCCTGCTCGAGCGCAGCGGCCGCCGCATCGCCCTCACCCGTGAAGGCCAGGAGCTGTACGACCTCGCCCGCCCACTGGTGGAGGGGCTGGACGGGTTGGATTCGGTCTTCCATGAGCGCATCCGGGGTCTGGATGCCGGCGAGCTGAACGTGGCCGCCGGCAGTTCGACCATCCTTTATCTGTTGCCCCCGATCGTGGAGGCCTTCCGCGCGGCGCACCCGGAGGTGCGGCTGAGCCTGCACAACGTCACCGGCGCCAGCGGCCTGGACCTGCTGCGTTCGGACGCCGTGGACCTGGCCGTCGGGTCGATGCTCGATGTGCCGGCGGACCTGAGCTATGAGCCCGTCTACCGGTTCGAGCCGATGCTGATCACGCCACGCGACCATCCGCTGGCACAGAAGGACGACCTGACCCTGCAGGACCTCTCGCCCTACGGCCTGATCCTGCCGCCGCAGCGCCTGACCACCTACCGCCTGATCGACCTGGTGTTCCAGCAGAACCGCGTGCCCTACACGGTGGCGCTGGAAGTGGGCGGCTGGGAGGTGATCAAGCAGTACGTGGCAATGGGCCTGGGCATCAGCATCGTCACCGCGATCTGCCTGACCGAAGCCGATCGCGAACGCCTCTCGGCACGGTCGCTGGCGGACTACTTCCCGTCGCGCAGCTACGGCGTCGTCGTGCGCAAGGGCAAATATTTATCGCCACAGGCCCGCGCATTTGTGGAGCTTATAAAGCCCGCTTTGTTCGAACGCGGCGACTACTACTCCACGGGCCAGTCCGAGCGCTGA
- a CDS encoding lysophospholipid acyltransferase family protein, translating into MSDTAVQRVLPLPPSAPRANRNAFVRWVGRTILRLGGWRMEGEFPDLPKVVLIGAPHSSNWDGIWGFALLMAVGLDLKVLGKDSLLKVPVMGPVLKWLGVIPVDRKAAQGVVEQAAKMIRNADRFWYGLAPEGTRKVVEKWKPGFWRIARAAEVPVVPAYFHYGRKVIGVGAPFELTDSYESDVARIRGWYRTVSNGKNHDA; encoded by the coding sequence ATGTCCGACACCGCCGTACAACGGGTACTGCCGCTGCCGCCGAGTGCGCCGCGCGCCAATCGCAATGCATTCGTCCGCTGGGTAGGCCGCACGATACTGCGCCTGGGTGGCTGGCGGATGGAAGGCGAGTTCCCGGATCTGCCGAAGGTGGTGCTGATCGGCGCCCCGCATTCGTCCAACTGGGACGGCATCTGGGGCTTCGCGCTGCTGATGGCCGTGGGGCTGGACCTCAAGGTGCTCGGCAAGGACTCGCTATTGAAGGTGCCGGTGATGGGGCCCGTGCTGAAGTGGCTGGGCGTGATTCCGGTGGACCGCAAGGCGGCGCAGGGCGTGGTCGAACAGGCCGCGAAGATGATCCGCAACGCCGATCGCTTCTGGTACGGCCTGGCGCCGGAAGGCACGCGCAAGGTCGTGGAGAAATGGAAGCCGGGCTTCTGGCGCATCGCCAGGGCCGCCGAGGTGCCGGTGGTGCCGGCGTACTTCCATTACGGACGCAAGGTCATCGGTGTCGGCGCGCCGTTCGAGCTGACCGACAGCTACGAGTCCGACGTCGCCCGCATCCGCGGCTGGTACCGCACGGTCTCCAACGGCAAGAACCACGACGCCTGA
- the arfB gene encoding alternative ribosome rescue aminoacyl-tRNA hydrolase ArfB, which translates to MVEIAPHLTIPDSELVERFVRASGPGGQNVNKVATAVELRFDVAGSPSLPEPLRARLLARRDRRLTDEGVLVISAQRFRTQERNREDARERLASFIAAALEVPKPRVATRPSRASKERRLSGKRERGTIKRERTRRDWD; encoded by the coding sequence ATGGTCGAGATCGCGCCCCATCTGACGATCCCGGACTCGGAGCTGGTCGAACGTTTCGTCCGTGCCTCCGGGCCGGGCGGGCAGAACGTCAACAAGGTCGCCACCGCCGTCGAACTGCGCTTCGACGTGGCGGGCTCTCCCTCGTTGCCCGAACCCCTGCGCGCGCGCCTGCTGGCACGACGCGACCGGCGCCTGACCGACGAGGGTGTGCTGGTCATCAGCGCACAGCGCTTCCGCACGCAGGAGCGCAACCGCGAGGACGCGCGCGAGCGGCTGGCCTCGTTCATCGCCGCCGCGCTCGAGGTGCCGAAGCCGCGCGTGGCCACGCGTCCGAGCCGCGCATCGAAGGAGCGCCGCCTCAGCGGCAAGCGCGAACGCGGTACGATCAAACGCGAGCGGACCCGGCGCGACTGGGACTGA
- a CDS encoding DUF2059 domain-containing protein, with protein MTRFLLALLLALATPLAHAAAPTDAQIDRLLDVMRMRQALETMLPQVEAMQQQMFERMTADTPMSAEQRALAQRILARTSQNLRNTLTWGKLAPIYRDVYRTTFDAQDMDAMIDFYGSAAGQRVLEKMPKAMQATMAATQTLVAPMMQQMQKDIAEELQQAQDKS; from the coding sequence ATGACGCGCTTTCTGCTCGCCCTGCTGCTCGCCCTCGCCACCCCGCTGGCCCACGCCGCCGCCCCAACCGACGCACAGATCGATCGCCTGCTGGACGTCATGCGCATGCGCCAGGCCTTGGAGACGATGCTGCCGCAAGTCGAGGCCATGCAGCAGCAGATGTTCGAACGGATGACCGCCGACACGCCGATGAGCGCAGAGCAGCGCGCGCTGGCGCAGCGTATCCTTGCGCGCACCTCGCAGAACCTGCGCAACACGCTGACCTGGGGGAAGCTGGCGCCGATCTACCGCGACGTCTACCGGACCACCTTCGACGCGCAGGACATGGACGCGATGATCGACTTCTACGGCAGCGCGGCCGGCCAGCGCGTCCTGGAGAAGATGCCCAAGGCCATGCAGGCCACCATGGCCGCCACGCAGACGCTGGTGGCGCCGATGATGCAGCAGATGCAGAAGGACATCGCCGAGGAACTGCAGCAGGCACAGGACAAGAGCTGA